In a single window of the Plasmodium cynomolgi strain B DNA, chromosome 6, whole genome shotgun sequence genome:
- a CDS encoding hypothetical protein (putative), with amino-acid sequence MSQLEESELKEILGGSQLYDKYENFNKEVDEKDCNECKSKIGQHKVKYNDIFVTCNKIEKNLKEIVAMQNIDDRRSRCTQFQYWVYDEIRNIRYAKDSVAKSAINKLYE; translated from the exons ATGTCACAATTAGAAGAAAGTGAGTTG aAAGAAATTCTAGGAGGTTCACAATTGtatgataaatatgaaaatttcaatAAGGAAGTCGATGAAAAGGATTGCAACGAAtgtaaatcaaaaattggaCAGCACAAAGTTAAATACaatgatatttttgtaaCATGCAATaagattgaaaaaaatttaaaagaaatagtAGCTATGCAAAATATTGATGATCGTAGAAGTAGATGCACACAATTTCAATATTGGGTTTATGATGAAATAAGGAATATAAGATATGCAAAAGATAGTGTTGCTAAATCTGCTATTAATAAGCTTTATGAA